GATATCATCAATGAGAACTTCTACACCAATGGGGTAGGCGGTGTGAACTTCTCGTTTTCCCTGGTTGTAACGAGAATACAGAGTCGTGCCATTGCCAAAATCTAAAATGGTTAATTTTTTGGGTAGTTGATGCCCAAATAATGCACCCATCCCCTCTAGAACGACTTTCAGCACTTCTACTTTCACATCTGATTGTTTGCCGGCAAGTATCGGCTGATATTCCCCACTTAGTACTTTTTGTAGTTCTTCAGCCAGACCAACATCATGTAAGCTGACAACTAATTTTAAGTGCCAAGCCTTACGGTGTGGCAGATGTGCCAATGCACCGAATAAAGTCAATAATGCGTTGTTGACTTTATTTTCATTATTGTCTGTGTTCCGGTCAAAATGATAACCTGTACGGAAAGCTGATTCTCCAACTGTGTAGGCACTACCGTTAAAAACTACCCTCCCTGGTACATCTTCCATGTCGGCTGTGGAAATATAGCTGGGGACACGAACTACTTCAAACCCTTCGACTAAAAGTTTGAGACTTCCGTAACCGTTATCAAAGCCAGCAGGAAAATTTTTTTGCAAGGCGTGAATGTTTGACATAGGGATCAAGTCAATACGTTTTGATTTGTGAAAGTTATCTGTTCAGATTATCTAGGGGAGCAGGAAAGCAGGGAGAGAAGAATAACTTGCTATGAGTCTTTCCCCAGAACTCTGCCCCTTCCTTCTCTAACCTCAAGAGCTTATCATAACCCCTTGGGGGCTAAGTGGGGTACATTTGGTTGTACGACACTTTGCGCCCCACCTAGCCCCCATATAGCACCCATATAGGTGTCAAATTCTTATCGAAGTTCTAATCTATCTTTGGGGTACATATAGTCCCCATATAGCCCCCATCAGCAATTTTTGAAATCTTTTCTATCAACGCAGTAGAAATTAACTTACAAAAAAATAGAGAAGAAGGAATAAAAAACTTTAGTTGTGGATCTAAGCCCACTTAAAAAAATATTTATTTCGAGACGCATAACGCGAAATACAAAGCGCAGAGGCGGAATGTCTCCGCCTCCGCTCCTTGCTTCAATCCCGCGTTTCAAAACGTTGGTTCCCTACACCCTCTAAAATGGTTGACTGTTTGATTTATACTCT
This is a stretch of genomic DNA from Nostoc sp. KVJ3. It encodes these proteins:
- a CDS encoding ParM/StbA family protein, encoding MSNIHALQKNFPAGFDNGYGSLKLLVEGFEVVRVPSYISTADMEDVPGRVVFNGSAYTVGESAFRTGYHFDRNTDNNENKVNNALLTLFGALAHLPHRKAWHLKLVVSLHDVGLAEELQKVLSGEYQPILAGKQSDVKVEVLKVVLEGMGALFGHQLPKKLTILDFGNGTTLYSRYNQGKREVHTAYPIGVEVLIDDISQKMKHLNGGKIGDASKIRFCLEMGHTKYSRDIDIKDIYSACLKDWYEKYLKKVVNLTLDAKHQGDEIWAIGGGCLLPGFKKLLEKNGFKILDNPVEANVFGLLEMAKTIISKNSPNTSGKL